A region from the Desulfobacterales bacterium genome encodes:
- a CDS encoding ATP-dependent RecD-like DNA helicase, which produces MLIDLQGQIERITYTNPENGYTVAKLKVYGQDDLITIVGSLFSPSPGEILKIKGEWAEHSKYGSQFKIVEYTTTVPATVYGIKKYLGSGLIKGIGPVMAERIVKQFGKDTLDIIETDPHKLSEIGGIGSKRIKMIEDAWIAQKEIRNVMIFLQAHGVSSGYATKIFKQYDSRSIQVVKENPYRLAMDIYGIGFVTADKIAEKLGFLKDAPVRVQAGIIYVLHQVADDGNVYYPYQELIKKSEEILQVQSDPVIEAISEMTKEQKIVMEDLNESLDTFIANNKAVYLTKYYVCETGIARKMKSIIQEGRAIKSVNPDESVSWVQSKLSIVLAEKQKQAIQTAIQNKIVVITGGPGTGKTTIINAILKIFSQLTPNILLAAPTGRAAKRMSETTGYESKTIHRMLEFNMQNGGFQKNDEKPLKCDILIIDEASMIDTVLMYHLLKAVPLHAVLIFVGDVNQLPSVGAGNVLNDIILSGTIPVVTLTEIFRQAKESSIIVNAHRINNGFFPVFDLDGTKKDFFFMNHDDPEKVLEFIIEIVKERIPKRFGLDPIEDIQVLTPMNKGIVGTNNLNLQLQEILNPSNNGEEVLRRGRTFRINDKVMQIKNNYDKMIFNGDIGRIINIDKEQQEVIIDFDKKEVFFDFSDLDEIVLAYAVSVHKSQGSEYPAVVIPIVTQHYMLLQRNLIYTAVTRGKKLVVMIGSNKALAIAVKNDKTERRYTYLSQRLK; this is translated from the coding sequence ATGCTTATTGATCTTCAAGGCCAGATTGAGCGAATAACTTACACTAATCCTGAAAATGGCTATACTGTTGCAAAATTAAAGGTTTATGGACAAGATGACCTTATTACTATAGTTGGAAGTTTATTTTCTCCATCACCGGGAGAAATCCTTAAAATTAAGGGTGAATGGGCGGAGCATTCTAAATATGGGAGCCAGTTTAAAATTGTAGAATATACTACTACTGTTCCAGCAACAGTTTATGGAATAAAAAAATATCTTGGATCAGGTCTTATTAAAGGAATAGGTCCAGTCATGGCTGAACGAATTGTTAAACAGTTTGGTAAAGACACCCTTGATATTATTGAAACCGATCCCCATAAACTTTCTGAAATAGGTGGTATAGGCTCAAAAAGAATAAAAATGATCGAGGATGCATGGATAGCCCAGAAAGAAATTAGAAATGTAATGATTTTTTTGCAAGCTCACGGAGTTAGCTCAGGATATGCTACAAAAATATTCAAACAATACGATTCAAGGTCAATACAGGTTGTAAAAGAAAATCCATATAGACTTGCTATGGATATATACGGGATTGGTTTTGTTACTGCGGATAAAATTGCTGAAAAATTAGGATTTTTAAAAGATGCTCCTGTTCGAGTTCAAGCAGGAATAATATATGTTTTGCATCAAGTCGCGGATGATGGGAATGTTTATTATCCCTATCAAGAGCTTATCAAGAAAAGTGAAGAAATTCTTCAAGTTCAAAGCGATCCTGTAATTGAAGCTATTTCTGAAATGACAAAAGAACAAAAAATCGTTATGGAAGATTTAAATGAGTCACTTGATACTTTTATTGCTAATAATAAGGCTGTCTATCTGACAAAATATTATGTTTGTGAAACTGGAATAGCGCGAAAAATGAAATCCATTATTCAAGAGGGTAGGGCGATTAAAAGTGTAAATCCTGATGAGTCTGTTTCTTGGGTTCAAAGTAAACTCTCAATAGTATTGGCTGAGAAACAAAAACAAGCTATACAAACAGCAATCCAAAATAAAATCGTTGTAATTACTGGAGGCCCTGGAACAGGTAAAACAACTATAATAAATGCTATACTTAAAATATTTTCCCAATTAACTCCAAATATACTTCTTGCAGCACCAACTGGTAGGGCTGCAAAGCGTATGAGCGAAACTACTGGTTATGAATCTAAAACTATTCATAGAATGCTTGAATTTAACATGCAAAACGGAGGATTTCAAAAAAACGATGAAAAACCTTTAAAATGCGATATCCTTATAATAGATGAAGCATCCATGATAGATACTGTTTTAATGTATCATTTATTAAAAGCTGTTCCTTTACATGCAGTTTTGATTTTTGTGGGAGATGTAAACCAGCTTCCTTCCGTTGGAGCTGGAAATGTGTTGAATGATATAATATTGTCAGGAACTATTCCTGTTGTAACTTTAACTGAAATATTTAGACAAGCAAAGGAAAGCAGTATTATTGTAAATGCCCATAGAATTAATAATGGATTTTTCCCTGTCTTTGACCTTGATGGAACTAAAAAAGACTTTTTTTTTATGAATCATGATGACCCAGAAAAAGTATTAGAATTTATCATTGAAATTGTGAAAGAAAGAATACCAAAACGTTTTGGACTTGACCCAATTGAAGATATTCAAGTGCTTACACCAATGAATAAAGGCATTGTAGGAACTAATAACTTAAATTTACAATTACAAGAAATATTAAATCCTTCTAATAATGGAGAAGAGGTTTTAAGGCGCGGACGAACTTTTAGAATCAATGATAAAGTTATGCAGATAAAGAATAATTACGATAAAATGATATTTAATGGAGATATTGGTAGAATCATAAATATTGATAAAGAACAACAAGAAGTAATTATAGACTTTGATAAAAAAGAGGTATTCTTTGATTTTAGCGATTTGGATGAGATTGTTTTGGCTTACGCTGTGTCTGTACATAAATCCCAAGGTTCTGAATATCCAGCGGTCGTTATACCTATTGTTACGCAGCATTATATGCTATTACAAAGAAATCTTATTTATACAGCAGTAACAAGGGGAAAAAAGCTTGTAGTAATGATTGGAAGTAATAAGGCATTAGCAATCGCTGTAAAAAATGATAAGACTGAAAGGCGTTACACATATTTAAGCCAAAGACTAAAATAA